In the Carboxydothermus hydrogenoformans Z-2901 genome, one interval contains:
- the metG gene encoding methionine--tRNA ligase codes for MGKSFYITTPIYYPSDNLHIGHAYTTVAADTMARFKRMTGYDVWFLTGSDEHGQKIERKAKSQGLSPKEYVDPIVDSFKHLWKLLDISYDDFIRTTEERHKKVVQAIFQKLYDQGDIYKSAYEGWYCTPCEAFWTEGKLIDGKCPDCGRPVEWTREESYFFKMSKYADRLLKHIEENPEFIVPESRRNEMINFIKQGLEDLCVSRTTFNWGIPVPFDKKHVVYVWVDALTNYISALGYGTDDDHLFQKYWPADVHLVGKDIVRFHTVIWPIILLALGIELPKKVVGHGWFVLEGGKMSKSKGNVVDPVKLVEKYGVDAVRYFLVREMPLGLDAVYSEEALINRINVDLANDLGNLLNRTLSMLEKFLGGEIPLPSEYEEIDREVIELALALPAETEKLMDKFDLAGALANIWRLVTRLNKYIDEVAPWSLNKEGKIERLKTVLYVVLEGYRFITVLLKPVMPNFPAKVSAQLGVNDESLFTWESLSNWGRLPAGVKIKKGEPLFPRLDPEILLKTTDDQPLTTINAGTAATDKKEEKTVTEQGEEKSLITIDEFSQIDLRVARVLEAERVPKTDKLLKLKVTLGDEERTIVAGIAQYYEPEALIGKQLVIVANLKPAKLRGIESQGMVLAASGNGNLQVLFVDDQIPPGSKVK; via the coding sequence ATGGGCAAAAGCTTTTATATAACCACACCGATTTATTATCCCAGCGATAATTTACATATCGGCCATGCGTATACTACCGTGGCAGCGGATACGATGGCTCGCTTTAAACGGATGACCGGTTATGATGTCTGGTTCTTAACCGGATCCGACGAACACGGCCAGAAAATTGAAAGAAAAGCTAAAAGCCAGGGACTTTCTCCCAAAGAATACGTTGACCCCATCGTCGATAGTTTTAAACATTTATGGAAGCTTTTAGATATAAGCTATGACGACTTTATCCGTACCACCGAAGAGCGGCACAAAAAAGTGGTACAGGCGATTTTTCAAAAGCTTTACGACCAGGGAGATATCTATAAGTCGGCCTATGAAGGATGGTACTGCACGCCCTGCGAAGCTTTTTGGACCGAGGGCAAACTGATTGACGGCAAGTGTCCGGACTGCGGGCGCCCGGTAGAGTGGACCCGGGAAGAAAGCTACTTTTTTAAGATGTCCAAGTATGCCGACCGGCTTTTAAAGCACATTGAAGAAAATCCGGAGTTTATAGTTCCCGAGTCCCGGCGTAACGAAATGATAAATTTTATAAAGCAGGGGTTAGAAGACTTATGCGTCTCCCGGACCACTTTTAACTGGGGAATACCTGTGCCGTTTGATAAAAAGCATGTGGTATATGTTTGGGTGGATGCCCTTACCAACTACATTTCTGCTTTAGGTTACGGCACCGATGATGACCATCTTTTCCAAAAATACTGGCCGGCGGACGTTCATTTAGTTGGGAAAGACATCGTGCGTTTCCACACCGTTATTTGGCCAATAATTCTTCTTGCTTTAGGGATTGAGCTTCCCAAAAAAGTAGTAGGGCACGGCTGGTTTGTTCTGGAAGGGGGCAAGATGTCTAAATCCAAGGGTAATGTAGTTGACCCGGTAAAATTAGTTGAAAAATACGGAGTGGATGCGGTCCGTTACTTTTTAGTGCGGGAAATGCCTCTGGGGCTTGATGCGGTGTATTCCGAAGAAGCGTTAATCAACCGGATAAATGTTGATTTGGCCAATGACCTGGGTAATCTTTTAAATCGTACGCTGTCCATGTTAGAAAAGTTCCTTGGAGGAGAGATACCCCTTCCTTCTGAATATGAGGAAATTGATCGGGAAGTAATAGAACTGGCTTTAGCTTTACCGGCGGAAACTGAAAAATTAATGGATAAATTTGACCTTGCCGGAGCTCTTGCTAATATCTGGCGACTGGTAACCCGGCTTAATAAGTATATTGACGAAGTAGCCCCCTGGAGTTTAAACAAAGAAGGCAAAATTGAGCGGCTTAAAACGGTTCTTTACGTAGTGTTGGAAGGTTACCGGTTTATTACCGTTCTTTTAAAACCGGTAATGCCCAACTTCCCTGCTAAAGTTTCCGCCCAGCTTGGAGTTAACGACGAATCCCTCTTTACCTGGGAGTCGCTTTCCAACTGGGGACGACTTCCGGCAGGAGTAAAAATCAAAAAAGGCGAACCTTTATTCCCCCGCCTCGATCCTGAAATTTTATTAAAGACTACCGACGACCAACCACTGACCACAATTAATGCAGGAACGGCTGCTACCGACAAAAAGGAGGAAAAGACCGTGACCGAACAAGGGGAAGAAAAATCTCTCATTACCATAGACGAATTTTCCCAAATTGATTTAAGGGTAGCCAGGGTTCTTGAGGCCGAACGGGTACCCAAGACCGATAAGCTTTTAAAGCTTAAAGTTACTCTCGGAGACGAAGAGAGAACGATTGTGGCAGGGATTGCCCAGTATTATGAACCGGAAGCGCTGATTGGCAAACAGTTGGTGATTGTTGCCAACCTAAAACCGGCAAAGCTTCGGGGTATTGAATCCCAGGGGATGGTTTTGGCAGCATCCGGTAATGGCAATCTCCAGGTACTATTTGTTGATGACCAAATCCCCCCGGGGAGCAAGGTAAAATAA
- a CDS encoding AbrB/MazE/SpoVT family DNA-binding domain-containing protein: protein MKSTGIVRKVDELGRVVIPIELRRTLGIEEKDALEIYVDNEKIILKKYEPACIFCGNAANVHHYKGKLICTDCLKALSEEAKAI from the coding sequence ATGAAATCTACCGGAATAGTCAGAAAAGTAGACGAGCTGGGCCGGGTAGTAATCCCCATTGAGCTGAGAAGAACTTTGGGCATCGAAGAAAAGGATGCTCTGGAAATTTACGTAGACAACGAAAAAATTATTCTCAAAAAGTATGAACCGGCTTGCATTTTCTGCGGTAACGCTGCAAACGTCCATCACTACAAAGGAAAGCTCATTTGCACCGATTGTTTAAAGGCTTTATCCGAAGAAGCAAAAGCTATTTAA
- a CDS encoding peptidase MA family metallohydrolase produces MRALFFDRKRIIGLLLLVLLFLSQMPFATKHSLKQSFTVFSFKLLGYKVYNYREVTVLSKNPLPRGFLPRVNNLFSKEKKYFSYQAKNRAVIVLTSNLNSYGLFALPSQGYYWEGVIYLANDWESQALAHEISHLLIDIKTGGKLSRYLHEGVAQWAEVAFGEAPAFWGNEEEVFYSIKELEKNLDSEENQYAAYRQSYYFVKFLEAKKGREGLLRFLEETKRSGEAKAFLKVYGQEEKEIFSKFLNWYQKEKVKAEALTSAF; encoded by the coding sequence ATGCGGGCTTTATTTTTTGACCGAAAAAGAATAATTGGGTTATTGTTACTTGTGTTACTCTTTTTAAGCCAGATGCCTTTTGCAACAAAACATTCGTTAAAACAGAGCTTTACAGTTTTTAGCTTTAAGTTACTCGGGTATAAAGTTTATAACTACAGAGAGGTAACGGTACTAAGTAAAAACCCTCTTCCCCGGGGTTTTTTACCCAGAGTAAATAACCTTTTTTCTAAAGAGAAAAAATATTTTTCCTATCAAGCTAAAAACCGGGCGGTAATTGTATTAACTTCTAATCTTAATTCTTATGGCTTGTTTGCCCTGCCCTCCCAGGGGTACTATTGGGAAGGGGTTATTTATCTTGCAAACGATTGGGAAAGCCAGGCTTTAGCCCATGAGATATCCCACCTTTTAATCGACATTAAAACCGGGGGCAAACTTTCACGCTATTTACACGAGGGAGTTGCCCAGTGGGCGGAAGTAGCCTTTGGTGAAGCACCGGCATTTTGGGGGAATGAGGAGGAAGTCTTTTATAGTATTAAGGAACTGGAAAAAAATCTTGATAGTGAAGAGAACCAGTATGCAGCTTATCGCCAGAGTTATTATTTTGTTAAGTTTTTGGAAGCAAAAAAAGGCCGGGAAGGTCTACTACGTTTTCTTGAGGAGACAAAACGAAGCGGGGAAGCAAAAGCTTTTCTAAAAGTTTACGGTCAGGAGGAAAAAGAGATTTTTTCTAAGTTTTTAAACTGGTACCAGAAAGAAAAAGTAAAAGCGGAAGCGTTAACTTCCGCTTTTTAA
- a CDS encoding tetratricopeptide repeat protein: protein MSILQLRAKKRQQKIILWTVAVVLGLGLIASSVAWTIGNSSNINQNQNNQVIDPAIALEAEVLANPTDVNKMYQLAVTLFDKSTPEGYLKAAYYFGKILELNSTNVPVMVDRAIALFYLGQVDDAIKQVEDALKIDPNHVKAHFNYGIFLGYGKQKYKEGIAELEKAIALSDPTSADAQNAKKIIEEFEKNLNKK, encoded by the coding sequence ATGAGTATTTTGCAATTAAGAGCTAAAAAGCGGCAGCAAAAAATAATTTTATGGACCGTTGCGGTGGTTCTTGGTTTGGGTCTGATAGCCTCTTCCGTTGCCTGGACTATTGGTAATAGCTCAAATATTAATCAAAACCAAAATAACCAGGTAATAGACCCGGCGATTGCTTTAGAGGCGGAAGTCCTGGCAAACCCTACTGATGTTAATAAAATGTATCAACTGGCCGTCACCCTCTTTGATAAAAGTACTCCCGAAGGTTACTTAAAAGCTGCGTATTATTTTGGGAAAATTTTAGAGCTCAATAGCACGAACGTTCCGGTAATGGTGGACCGGGCTATTGCGCTTTTTTACCTGGGCCAGGTGGATGATGCGATAAAACAGGTGGAAGATGCCTTAAAAATTGACCCAAATCACGTTAAAGCTCATTTTAATTATGGTATTTTCCTGGGTTACGGTAAACAAAAATACAAAGAGGGAATTGCTGAACTGGAAAAGGCTATAGCGTTATCGGATCCTACTTCCGCAGATGCTCAAAATGCGAAAAAAATCATAGAAGAGTTTGAAAAAAATCTTAACAAAAAATAA
- a CDS encoding M23 family metallopeptidase, whose amino-acid sequence MKFLRKGLLLPALIITISLFILGQSFEENREIAKVNSFSTALLASIDPKLTLVTKAKENTLKTKTSVRKSKADVQNPKKASRKLRLIASRDEGDRFIWPARGGINSPFGERWGRIHEGVDIDGSTGDPVRAARDGVVTFAGWEDGYGKLIVLDHAGPYKTKYGHLSKILVREGQRVEAGDIIGLIGSTGRSTGSHLHFEILINGNPVNPLKYLP is encoded by the coding sequence ATGAAGTTTTTAAGAAAAGGCTTACTTTTGCCAGCACTTATCATAACAATTAGCTTATTTATCCTGGGACAAAGTTTTGAAGAAAATAGAGAGATAGCCAAAGTAAATAGTTTTTCCACTGCGTTGTTGGCCAGTATAGACCCAAAGCTTACTTTGGTAACTAAAGCTAAAGAAAATACCTTGAAAACCAAGACTTCCGTTCGAAAATCCAAAGCCGATGTTCAAAACCCCAAAAAAGCTTCCCGTAAATTGCGGTTAATAGCTTCCCGGGATGAAGGGGATAGATTTATCTGGCCTGCCCGGGGGGGAATTAACTCCCCCTTTGGCGAGCGCTGGGGTAGGATACATGAAGGCGTTGATATTGATGGCTCTACCGGGGATCCGGTAAGGGCTGCGCGGGATGGTGTTGTAACTTTTGCCGGCTGGGAAGATGGTTATGGTAAGCTTATTGTCTTGGACCATGCCGGGCCTTACAAAACCAAGTACGGCCACCTATCGAAAATTTTGGTTCGCGAAGGCCAAAGAGTAGAAGCGGGAGACATAATTGGGTTAATTGGTAGCACCGGCCGTTCTACTGGTTCTCACCTGCATTTTGAAATACTAATAAATGGTAATCCAGTAAATCCGTTAAAATATTTACCTTAA
- the scfB gene encoding thioether cross-link-forming SCIFF peptide maturase, giving the protein MMHIYRYKGVNIAVDEFSGGIHVLDEITYEILKEYDGYQGKAPLEDLTLEKVLPKLEGRYSPAEVMEALEEIKTLIAEGQLFSEDKFKENYKPPKTEIKAMCLNIAHDCNMRCRYCFAGTGSYGHERGLMPLTIAQKAIDFLIENSGYRKNLEVDFFGGEPLLNWEVVKATVLYGKAKAKAFGKNISFTLTTNALLLTDEVREFLAEHDMGIVLSLDGREEVHDRMRPLPGGKASYQTVLTNIKNFLEKWGDRPYYIRGTFTAQNPDFAEDFKALAQEGFKSISLEPVVLPDSSPLALREELLPVLKAQYDELGEYLYKLWQEGKNVEFFHFNLNPYEGPCLHKRLSGCGAGFEYIAVSPEGDIYPCHQFVGKDEYRMGNVEEGIVRKDIPETFKNAHIYNKTECATCWARYYCSGGCHANNLNMTGSLLKPYKTSCEMMRKRVEIALYLTLKKEGLI; this is encoded by the coding sequence ATGATGCACATTTACCGCTATAAAGGAGTAAATATTGCTGTAGACGAATTTTCCGGGGGAATCCATGTTTTAGATGAAATTACTTACGAAATATTAAAAGAATATGACGGCTACCAGGGGAAAGCTCCATTAGAAGATCTTACCTTAGAAAAGGTTTTACCAAAATTAGAAGGACGTTATTCCCCTGCCGAAGTGATGGAAGCATTGGAGGAAATAAAAACCTTGATTGCCGAAGGCCAGCTTTTTTCCGAGGATAAGTTTAAAGAAAATTATAAGCCTCCAAAAACAGAAATAAAAGCGATGTGTTTAAACATTGCCCATGACTGCAACATGCGCTGTCGCTACTGTTTTGCTGGTACCGGGAGTTACGGGCATGAACGGGGGCTTATGCCCCTGACGATTGCTCAAAAAGCCATTGATTTTTTAATTGAAAACAGTGGGTACCGGAAAAACCTTGAGGTGGACTTTTTTGGGGGCGAGCCGCTTTTAAACTGGGAAGTGGTCAAAGCTACCGTTTTATACGGCAAAGCTAAAGCTAAAGCTTTTGGTAAAAATATTAGCTTTACCCTTACCACCAATGCTCTCCTCCTTACCGATGAAGTCCGGGAGTTTTTAGCGGAGCACGACATGGGGATTGTTTTAAGCTTAGATGGCCGGGAAGAAGTTCATGACCGGATGCGTCCTTTGCCCGGGGGAAAAGCTTCGTACCAAACGGTTCTGACCAACATTAAAAATTTCTTGGAAAAGTGGGGGGACCGTCCTTATTATATTCGGGGTACCTTTACCGCCCAAAACCCTGATTTTGCAGAAGATTTTAAGGCTTTAGCCCAGGAAGGATTTAAGTCCATTTCATTAGAACCGGTGGTATTACCGGATTCTTCCCCCCTTGCCTTAAGAGAAGAACTTTTACCTGTTTTAAAAGCGCAATACGATGAACTTGGAGAATATCTTTATAAGCTCTGGCAGGAAGGAAAAAACGTAGAGTTTTTCCACTTTAATTTAAATCCCTATGAAGGGCCGTGTCTTCACAAAAGGCTTTCCGGCTGCGGTGCTGGTTTTGAGTATATAGCCGTATCGCCGGAAGGGGATATTTATCCCTGCCATCAATTCGTGGGTAAAGACGAGTATCGCATGGGAAATGTAGAAGAAGGTATAGTTCGTAAGGATATTCCAGAAACCTTTAAAAATGCCCATATCTATAATAAAACTGAATGTGCTACCTGCTGGGCCCGGTATTACTGCAGCGGTGGCTGTCATGCCAACAACTTAAACATGACCGGAAGTCTTTTAAAGCCCTATAAAACTTCCTGTGAAATGATGCGAAAAAGGGTAGAAATAGCTTTATATCTTACCTTAAAAAAAGAAGGTCTTATTTAA
- the scfA gene encoding six-cysteine ranthipeptide SCIFF: MKHIKSLKGSLGHFEGKGCGNCQASCQSACKTSCTVGNQVCKN; encoded by the coding sequence ATGAAGCATATTAAATCTTTAAAAGGGAGCCTTGGTCATTTTGAAGGTAAAGGTTGCGGCAACTGCCAGGCATCCTGCCAGTCGGCTTGCAAAACTTCCTGCACGGTGGGAAATCAGGTATGCAAGAACTAA
- a CDS encoding toprim domain-containing protein, translated as MNEDALPHGNCFRCGFTGDIWGLLKECADLFVDNIETVWEILEENSQERDLETQKIMGKTVLRGFVNEKNVEKILSEAKGKCMYMEKLGFNAQEMEECDIYYRDGSESADCNESNDFRYRVIYAIRDINEKVVGLQGRSIFDDEQEREHKVLGDNFWKKQYWENSEITEEQKNNKKKKLTSRIINTVGFKRDENLYLLYKYVKNPNEYKKVVIVEGPKDAARVYCYRLDDVAVVATLGNSISERQMELLMEVFGKDIEMILAYDNTDDGIKANIATYEKMKKFGFSRVKILVYPKKNKKDRYKDFGEMVAPRDSAFYQIVRRKIQHAIDEAVDIETYRKKFGLASDTLETQKTQEKSFRDEVNAYFLSRVTGKIKKEKEMEAEKKKESIQADKSKIDKEKLVHEIMEDFYITETEARSLVYREAV; from the coding sequence ATGAATGAAGATGCCCTGCCGCATGGAAACTGTTTTCGCTGTGGTTTTACGGGGGATATTTGGGGGCTTTTGAAAGAATGTGCCGATCTTTTTGTTGACAATATCGAAACTGTGTGGGAAATATTAGAGGAGAATTCGCAAGAAAGAGATTTAGAAACTCAAAAAATAATGGGTAAGACAGTACTGAGGGGTTTTGTAAACGAGAAGAATGTTGAGAAAATCTTAAGTGAAGCCAAGGGAAAATGTATGTATATGGAGAAGTTAGGATTTAATGCACAAGAGATGGAAGAGTGTGATATTTATTACAGAGACGGGAGTGAATCGGCTGATTGCAACGAATCGAACGACTTCCGTTATCGTGTCATTTACGCCATCAGAGACATAAATGAGAAAGTGGTTGGCTTGCAGGGACGGAGCATTTTTGACGATGAACAAGAACGAGAACATAAGGTTTTGGGCGATAATTTTTGGAAAAAACAGTATTGGGAAAACTCGGAAATTACAGAGGAACAAAAAAACAATAAGAAGAAAAAGCTGACATCGAGAATTATTAATACTGTTGGTTTTAAACGCGATGAAAATCTCTATCTCCTTTACAAGTATGTAAAAAATCCGAATGAATATAAAAAAGTCGTGATCGTCGAGGGCCCGAAGGATGCTGCACGAGTTTACTGCTACCGTCTCGATGACGTTGCGGTTGTAGCGACACTCGGAAATTCTATATCTGAACGGCAGATGGAACTCTTAATGGAAGTTTTTGGGAAGGATATAGAGATGATTTTAGCATACGATAATACGGATGATGGAATAAAAGCAAATATTGCAACTTATGAAAAGATGAAAAAGTTTGGTTTTTCAAGAGTGAAAATTTTAGTATATCCAAAGAAGAACAAAAAGGACAGGTATAAGGATTTCGGCGAGATGGTTGCTCCACGGGATTCGGCTTTTTACCAGATTGTAAGAAGAAAAATACAACATGCGATTGATGAGGCGGTGGACATAGAGACATACCGCAAAAAGTTTGGACTTGCCTCAGACACACTAGAAACGCAAAAAACACAAGAAAAGAGTTTCCGAGATGAAGTAAACGCATATTTTTTGTCTCGTGTTACGGGAAAAATAAAAAAAGAGAAAGAAATGGAAGCAGAAAAGAAAAAAGAAAGCATACAAGCAGACAAAAGCAAAATAGACAAAGAAAAACTTGTGCATGAGATTATGGAAGATTTTTACATCACAGAGACGGAAGCGAGAAGCCTTGTTTATCGTGAGGCTGTTTAG
- a CDS encoding DUF6431 domain-containing protein: protein MANNWRKNLKKEKKEKSSSKVYGADTPLTEDFPPYRTLIVTYLGASVKEYLENYLNFLEENQWYCPVCSAKMSFHGWYRRKIITLDGTTTRIPIARYRCSNCRKTHAILPDFVAPYRHYSQVLIAAVVEEVVSKQVPPERVEGNQDIPTTRRWIRRFLKRCHEVIGVLESIAFRYTGQIKSLLTEARSSPWEQMLAALELLPAVKATSVFGAVNLWLTMDVVGLWL from the coding sequence ATGGCGAATAATTGGAGAAAAAATCTAAAGAAGGAGAAAAAGGAAAAGTCTTCGAGTAAGGTTTACGGAGCTGACACTCCCCTTACCGAAGACTTTCCTCCATACCGTACTTTGATTGTAACTTATCTTGGAGCTTCAGTAAAGGAGTATTTAGAAAATTACTTAAATTTTTTGGAAGAAAACCAATGGTATTGCCCGGTTTGTAGTGCAAAGATGTCTTTTCACGGATGGTATCGACGAAAAATAATAACCTTAGATGGAACTACTACTAGAATTCCAATAGCCCGCTATCGCTGTTCTAACTGCCGGAAAACCCATGCCATTTTACCGGATTTTGTTGCGCCTTACCGCCATTATTCCCAGGTTTTGATTGCAGCTGTAGTTGAAGAAGTAGTTTCCAAGCAGGTACCGCCAGAACGGGTCGAGGGCAATCAGGATATTCCCACTACTCGGCGATGGATACGCCGATTTCTAAAGCGATGTCATGAGGTTATAGGCGTTTTAGAAAGTATAGCTTTTAGATACACCGGGCAAATAAAATCGCTTCTAACGGAAGCACGGTCGTCGCCCTGGGAGCAAATGCTTGCGGCTTTAGAACTACTGCCGGCGGTAAAAGCTACTTCGGTGTTTGGTGCGGTAAATCTCTGGCTGACCATGGACGTGGTCGGCCTCTGGCTTTAA